A section of the Arcobacter roscoffensis genome encodes:
- a CDS encoding SDR family oxidoreductase: protein MRYEKIKEELLNNPKRWLITGCAGFIGSNLLETLLKLNQKVIGLDNFSTGHQHNLDDVKNCVSNEQWKNFSFIKGDISDYDTCDIACKNVDIILNQAALGSVPRSIDNPVISNNSNVTGFLNILTAAKENGVKRFVYASSSSVYGDSVELPKVEERTGSLLSPYAVTKYVNELYMGVFYKCYGFESIGLRYFNVFGRRQDPNGAYAAVMPKWISSILNGENVYINGDGETSRDFTYIDNVIQANILAGTTTNKEAFAQAFNTAAGGRETLNNLYNAITNGIKEKLPELEVKEAVYRDFRAGDIRHSNANINKAKELLGYEPTHTLETGLQESIAWYIENLKK from the coding sequence ATGAGATATGAAAAGATAAAAGAAGAGCTCTTAAATAATCCAAAGAGATGGTTAATAACAGGATGTGCTGGATTTATAGGCTCAAATCTTTTAGAAACTCTTTTAAAACTAAACCAAAAAGTCATAGGTCTAGATAACTTTTCAACTGGTCATCAACATAATTTAGATGATGTGAAAAATTGTGTTTCAAATGAACAATGGAAAAACTTTTCTTTTATTAAAGGTGATATTTCTGATTATGATACTTGTGATATTGCTTGTAAAAATGTAGATATTATTTTAAATCAAGCTGCATTAGGTTCAGTTCCAAGATCAATTGATAATCCTGTAATTTCAAATAATTCAAATGTAACAGGTTTTTTAAATATTTTAACAGCCGCAAAAGAAAATGGTGTAAAAAGATTTGTATATGCTTCATCTTCATCTGTTTACGGTGATAGTGTTGAGCTTCCAAAAGTAGAAGAAAGAACAGGTAGTCTTTTATCACCTTATGCTGTTACAAAATATGTAAATGAACTTTATATGGGAGTTTTTTATAAGTGTTATGGCTTTGAATCAATTGGACTTAGATATTTTAATGTATTTGGTAGAAGACAAGATCCAAATGGAGCGTATGCAGCAGTAATGCCAAAATGGATTTCTTCAATATTAAATGGTGAAAATGTTTACATAAATGGTGATGGTGAAACATCAAGAGACTTTACATATATAGATAATGTTATTCAAGCAAATATTTTAGCAGGAACTACAACAAATAAAGAAGCTTTTGCTCAAGCATTTAACACAGCAGCAGGTGGAAGAGAAACACTAAATAATTTATATAATGCAATAACAAATGGTATAAAAGAAAAATTACCAGAATTAGAAGTAAAAGAAGCAGTTTATAGAGATTTTAGAGCAGGAGATATAAGACATTCAAATGCAAATATTAATAAAGCAAAAGAACTATTAGGATATGAACCAACTCATACACTTGAAACAGGCTTACAAGAATCAATAGCTTGGTATATAGAGAACTTAAAGAAATAA
- the tviB gene encoding Vi polysaccharide biosynthesis UDP-N-acetylglucosamine C-6 dehydrogenase TviB gives MNKICVIGLGYVGLPLAAAFSSKYHVVGLDIYQERIDELSRAFDRTLELNESQLQEAIDNGIKFTCSIDDIKDCNIYIVTVPTPIDKNKRPDLTPLIKASETVGKVLKKDDIVIYESTVYPGATEEDCVPVLEKFSNLTFNKDFFCGYSPERINPGDKEHTVTKILKVTAGSTPEIGKKVDALYSSIITAGTHLAPTIKVAEAAKVIENSQRDINIAFVNELAIIFNKLGINTNDVLEAAGTKWNFLPFKPGLVGGHCIGVDPYYLTHKAQSIGYNPEIILAGRRLNDNMGIYVANQVIKLMIKKGHKIEGSNVLMLGITFKENCPDIRNSRVIDVVEELQEFGCNIDVYDPWADKEEVKHEYSLDLVKDIDTLKYDGIVVAVAHDQFKTLDLSNRDKAVLFDIKSITYDMDGRL, from the coding sequence ATGAATAAAATTTGTGTAATAGGTCTAGGATATGTGGGATTGCCATTAGCAGCAGCATTTTCATCAAAATATCATGTAGTAGGATTAGATATATATCAAGAGAGAATTGATGAATTATCACGTGCGTTTGATAGAACATTAGAATTAAATGAATCACAATTGCAAGAAGCTATTGATAATGGTATAAAATTTACTTGTAGTATAGATGATATAAAAGATTGTAATATTTATATAGTAACAGTACCAACTCCAATTGATAAAAATAAAAGACCAGATTTAACTCCCTTAATTAAAGCAAGTGAAACTGTAGGAAAAGTTCTAAAAAAAGATGATATCGTAATTTATGAATCAACTGTTTATCCAGGAGCTACAGAAGAAGATTGCGTACCTGTACTTGAAAAGTTCTCAAATCTAACTTTCAATAAAGACTTCTTCTGTGGTTATTCACCTGAAAGAATTAACCCAGGTGATAAAGAACACACAGTTACAAAGATTCTAAAAGTAACAGCTGGTTCAACTCCTGAAATTGGAAAAAAAGTAGATGCATTATACTCTTCTATTATAACAGCTGGTACTCACTTAGCACCAACAATAAAAGTAGCAGAAGCAGCAAAAGTAATTGAAAATAGTCAGAGAGATATAAACATTGCATTTGTAAATGAATTAGCAATTATCTTTAATAAACTTGGTATTAATACAAATGATGTACTAGAAGCAGCAGGAACAAAATGGAACTTCTTACCATTTAAACCAGGATTAGTTGGTGGACATTGTATTGGAGTTGATCCATATTATTTAACACATAAAGCACAATCAATTGGATATAACCCTGAAATTATTTTAGCAGGAAGAAGACTAAATGATAATATGGGTATATATGTAGCTAATCAAGTAATAAAACTAATGATTAAAAAAGGTCATAAAATAGAAGGTTCTAATGTATTAATGTTAGGAATTACTTTTAAAGAGAATTGTCCAGATATTAGAAATTCAAGAGTAATTGATGTAGTAGAAGAATTACAAGAGTTTGGATGTAATATAGATGTATATGATCCATGGGCAGATAAAGAAGAAGTTAAACATGAGTATTCTTTAGATTTAGTAAAAGATATAGACACATTAAAATATGATGGAATAGTAGTAGCTGTTGCTCATGATCAGTTTAAAACTTTAGATTTATCAAATAGAGATAAAGCTGTTTTATTTGATATTAAGTCTATTACATACGATATGGATGGGAGATTATAA
- a CDS encoding oligosaccharide flippase family protein codes for MLNYITIFMTTVIGLFLTPIIIKYLGNSEYGLYSLMGAFVGYLTVMDFGLNNSIVRFVSKYQAEKNLKDEENFLSTVMIIYLFICTLIIIISSIIYINFENIFTESLTSEELEKAKLMFCILVLNIVITLPGGSFKAISNAYEHFIFPRISEIIKYLSRSLLVVVILTNGSDAIGLVILDTIANISIIIINAIYVLKVLKIRFKVHSFNKKLTKEVFTYSIWVFVFSIVGVLQWQLGQFLVGINSNTENVAIYSIGVMLGTYYGTFSSAISSVMIPKASKMIINNSSNIELTNMMIKIGRYSFIILMLILGNFILFGSEFIILWVGETYTKAWIIALIIMITYTIPLIQSFANTILEVKALFKFKAIVYIFSITFGAFLGLILLEKSGIEGMILGTSIGWLVGIIIMNFYYQYKICLNIKNFYMAIFTKPFIFFLTILTFCNFINNYFDLYELNSSWLFLLIKIALFSIIYIFFSFFLLLNKNEKNQLKNLIKR; via the coding sequence ATGTTAAATTATATAACTATTTTTATGACTACAGTTATAGGATTATTTTTAACACCAATTATAATTAAATATCTTGGTAATTCTGAATATGGACTCTATAGTTTAATGGGTGCATTTGTTGGATATTTAACTGTTATGGATTTTGGCTTAAATAATAGTATAGTTAGATTTGTTTCAAAATATCAAGCAGAAAAAAACCTTAAAGATGAAGAGAATTTTCTTTCTACTGTAATGATTATATATCTTTTCATATGCACTTTAATAATTATAATTTCATCAATTATATATATAAATTTTGAAAATATTTTTACTGAATCTTTAACTTCAGAAGAATTAGAAAAAGCAAAATTAATGTTTTGCATATTAGTATTAAATATAGTAATAACATTACCGGGAGGATCATTTAAAGCAATATCAAATGCCTATGAACATTTTATATTTCCAAGAATATCTGAAATTATAAAATATCTATCTAGATCACTATTAGTTGTAGTAATTTTAACTAATGGTTCAGATGCAATTGGTTTAGTAATATTAGATACTATTGCAAATATATCGATTATAATAATTAATGCTATTTATGTTTTAAAAGTTTTAAAAATAAGATTCAAAGTACATTCATTTAACAAAAAACTTACAAAAGAAGTGTTTACATACTCTATTTGGGTTTTTGTATTTAGTATAGTAGGTGTTCTACAATGGCAATTAGGACAATTTTTAGTTGGCATTAACAGCAATACAGAAAATGTTGCTATATACTCAATTGGAGTTATGCTTGGCACATATTATGGCACATTTTCTTCTGCAATTTCAAGTGTAATGATACCCAAAGCATCAAAAATGATAATTAATAACTCATCAAATATTGAATTAACTAATATGATGATTAAAATAGGAAGATACTCTTTTATAATCTTAATGTTAATTTTAGGAAACTTTATACTATTTGGAAGTGAATTCATAATTTTATGGGTAGGTGAAACATATACTAAGGCTTGGATTATTGCTTTAATAATTATGATTACATATACGATACCATTAATTCAGTCTTTTGCAAATACAATTTTAGAAGTCAAAGCTTTATTTAAATTTAAAGCTATAGTTTATATTTTTTCGATTACTTTTGGTGCTTTTTTAGGATTAATACTTTTGGAAAAATCGGGTATTGAAGGTATGATACTTGGAACTTCCATAGGGTGGTTAGTTGGAATAATTATAATGAACTTTTATTATCAATATAAGATTTGTCTAAATATAAAAAACTTTTATATGGCAATTTTTACTAAACCTTTTATCTTCTTCTTAACTATATTGACATTTTGTAATTTTATTAATAATTATTTTGACTTATATGAATTAAATTCTTCATGGTTATTTTTATTAATTAAAATAGCTCTATTTTCAATAATATATATATTTTTTTCATTCTTTCTATTATTGAATAAAAATGAGAAAAACCAATTGAAAAATTTAATAAAAAGGTGA
- a CDS encoding polysaccharide pyruvyl transferase family protein, with protein MKYAIMTYDENKKFFNIGDYIQSLAAKQYLPKIDTYINREELASYKGEKVKLILNGWFTHNTQNWIPSENIEPLFISFHINNTAAQAMLTSKAIEYLKKYQPIGCRDEYTVGILKDKGIEAYFSGCLTTTLDSYKVDDKERGKDTYIVDPLYSYPRKEKVFYNLKWTIKSLLNGDTFQLNKKRKHLKNIFDEEILNNAIYINQEPQSNKYNDLEKFEMAEDLLHKYARAKLVITSRIHCALPCLALGTPVIFINGFDSFVDTSRFDGIINLFNRVDVNSKTGEFKANFSLKGKITSNINIKNLELHHKIADPMKKTCKDFI; from the coding sequence ATGAAATATGCAATAATGACATATGATGAGAATAAAAAATTCTTCAATATTGGAGATTATATACAAAGTTTAGCTGCAAAACAATATTTACCTAAAATTGATACTTATATTAACAGAGAGGAATTGGCTTCGTATAAAGGTGAGAAAGTAAAACTTATTTTAAATGGATGGTTTACTCATAATACACAAAATTGGATTCCCTCTGAAAATATAGAACCTTTATTTATCTCATTTCATATAAATAATACTGCTGCACAAGCTATGTTAACTTCAAAAGCTATTGAATACCTAAAAAAATACCAACCTATAGGTTGCAGGGATGAATACACGGTTGGTATTTTAAAAGATAAAGGTATTGAAGCTTATTTTAGCGGTTGTCTTACTACTACACTTGATTCCTATAAAGTTGATGATAAAGAAAGAGGAAAGGATACTTATATAGTAGATCCATTATATAGTTACCCTAGAAAAGAGAAAGTATTCTATAACTTAAAATGGACAATTAAAAGTCTTTTAAATGGAGACACTTTTCAATTAAATAAAAAAAGAAAACATCTTAAAAATATTTTTGATGAAGAGATACTTAATAATGCAATTTATATTAATCAAGAACCGCAATCAAACAAATATAATGACTTAGAAAAATTTGAAATGGCAGAAGATTTACTTCATAAATATGCTAGAGCAAAACTTGTAATTACTTCTAGAATTCATTGTGCATTACCATGTCTAGCCTTAGGTACACCCGTAATATTTATAAATGGATTTGATAGTTTTGTAGATACAAGTCGTTTTGATGGAATCATTAATTTGTTTAATAGAGTTGATGTTAATAGTAAAACAGGTGAATTTAAAGCTAATTTTTCTTTAAAAGGAAAAATTACTTCAAATATTAATATAAAAAATTTGGAATTACATCATAAAATTGCTGATCCAATGAAAAAAACTTGTAAAGACTTTATTTAA
- a CDS encoding glycosyltransferase family 4 protein, giving the protein MKLLYITNGINGSGGLERVLSIKASYFTDVFNYEVNILTLNDGNKNIFFDFSRNIKFHDIKINKSNPFTFISSYKNGIQNVIENILPDIIIVCDDGLKGMLFPIIFGKKIPTIYERHAAKELNINSKLLFFLIRPILNMFDKFVLLTNGNKLDWKGVNSQVINNPIPLENYNPDYIFEKKEKIVLAVGSNSFHKGFDLLINSWKIVHEKYPEWNLKIFGKKNPRLGLESLIDLYNLSSSIQLNNPEKNISEKYKSASIYALSSRHEGFGMVLVEAMSFGVACVSFDCPHGPKDIISNGEDGFIVENGNINKFADKLIYLIENENKRLEFGHKALENVKRFDIENIALEWERLFNQLVKNK; this is encoded by the coding sequence ATGAAATTACTTTACATAACAAACGGAATAAATGGTTCTGGTGGTCTTGAAAGAGTATTATCTATTAAGGCTTCATACTTTACTGATGTATTTAACTATGAAGTAAATATTCTTACTCTAAATGATGGGAATAAAAATATATTTTTTGATTTTAGTAGAAATATTAAATTTCATGATATTAAGATAAATAAATCTAATCCTTTCACATTTATTTCATCATATAAAAATGGTATTCAAAATGTTATTGAAAATATTTTACCTGATATTATTATAGTTTGTGATGATGGATTAAAAGGTATGTTATTCCCAATAATTTTTGGTAAAAAAATACCAACTATTTATGAAAGACATGCTGCAAAAGAGTTAAATATTAATTCTAAATTATTATTTTTTTTAATAAGACCTATTTTAAATATGTTTGATAAATTTGTTTTACTAACGAATGGTAATAAATTAGACTGGAAGGGAGTAAACAGTCAAGTGATAAATAATCCTATTCCTTTAGAAAACTATAATCCAGATTATATTTTTGAAAAAAAAGAAAAAATTGTTCTTGCTGTTGGAAGTAATAGTTTTCATAAAGGGTTTGATTTATTGATAAACTCTTGGAAAATAGTTCATGAAAAATACCCTGAATGGAATCTAAAAATTTTTGGGAAAAAGAATCCTCGTTTAGGTTTAGAATCACTAATTGATCTTTATAATTTATCTTCATCAATCCAACTTAATAATCCAGAAAAAAACATTTCTGAAAAATATAAATCAGCTTCAATATATGCCTTATCCTCTAGACATGAAGGATTTGGAATGGTATTAGTTGAAGCTATGAGCTTTGGAGTAGCTTGTGTATCCTTTGATTGTCCACATGGACCAAAGGATATAATTTCTAATGGGGAAGATGGTTTTATTGTAGAAAATGGAAATATAAATAAATTCGCTGATAAACTTATTTATTTGATTGAAAATGAAAACAAAAGATTGGAATTTGGTCATAAAGCACTTGAAAATGTAAAAAGATTTGATATTGAGAATATTGCTTTAGAATGGGAAAGATTATTTAATCAATTGGTGAAAAATAAATGA
- a CDS encoding glycosyltransferase — MKKIAILIDQFYEHGGIEKLVSIKANYWSKYFNYDVTLIATENKNKPYVYELEKSVNFIDLKINFNREKSYFSSENLKLFIKNVTLMQNYIDKNRPDYILVASHIPITYILPFLSLNQTKTIKEFHFTQFYRKEKTSFKNKVFNFIESKYDKLIVLSKEERSFYKTDNVIIVPNPITSKSTFNESNKTNTFSVVCRFAPVKQLEILVEVWKNLIEKLPDLDWDLNIFGDYKSEYGNKVNTLIQQYNLQDSINLKGQSNKVLEEIKSSKALLITSSQECFPMVILEAQSVGVPVISFDCPTGPRNIINNYKDGILVEHNTIEDFVSKLIQFITNENLQNELIKNSLKNAEKYTLEKIMNLWKEKVFN, encoded by the coding sequence ATGAAAAAAATAGCAATATTAATAGATCAATTTTATGAACATGGTGGTATTGAAAAACTTGTTTCTATCAAAGCTAATTATTGGTCAAAATATTTTAATTATGATGTTACATTAATAGCAACAGAAAATAAAAATAAACCTTATGTATATGAATTAGAAAAATCAGTCAACTTTATTGACTTAAAAATTAATTTTAATAGAGAGAAGAGTTACTTTTCATCTGAAAATTTAAAACTTTTTATTAAAAATGTAACTTTAATGCAAAACTATATTGATAAAAATAGACCTGATTATATTTTAGTTGCGTCACACATTCCTATTACATATATTCTTCCATTTTTATCACTTAATCAAACAAAGACTATTAAAGAATTCCATTTTACACAGTTTTATAGAAAAGAAAAAACTTCTTTTAAAAATAAAGTGTTTAATTTTATAGAATCAAAATATGATAAGTTGATTGTTTTAAGTAAAGAAGAAAGAAGCTTTTATAAAACAGATAATGTAATTATAGTTCCTAATCCTATAACTTCAAAATCAACCTTTAATGAATCAAATAAGACTAATACTTTTTCTGTAGTATGTAGATTTGCTCCTGTAAAGCAACTTGAAATATTAGTAGAGGTATGGAAAAACTTAATCGAAAAACTTCCTGATTTAGACTGGGATCTAAATATATTTGGTGACTATAAAAGTGAATATGGTAATAAAGTAAATACTTTAATTCAACAGTATAACTTACAAGATAGTATTAATTTAAAAGGTCAATCTAATAAAGTATTAGAAGAAATAAAAAGTTCAAAAGCCCTTCTTATAACTTCAAGTCAAGAATGTTTTCCAATGGTTATACTTGAAGCACAATCTGTAGGAGTTCCTGTTATTTCTTTTGATTGCCCAACTGGACCAAGAAATATTATAAACAATTATAAAGATGGCATACTAGTTGAACATAACACTATTGAAGACTTTGTTAGTAAATTAATACAGTTTATAACAAATGAAAATCTTCAAAATGAGCTAATCAAAAATAGTTTGAAAAATGCAGAAAAATATACATTAGAAAAAATTATGAACTTATGGAAAGAAAAGGTATTTAACTAA